A genomic region of candidate division KSB1 bacterium contains the following coding sequences:
- a CDS encoding glycosyl hydrolase: MKVIVLLTCLGLTTLQAQVARWIFSTGSASWVESPVKLQTFDGTDYRLLVIDPDIAFQTIDGFGGCFNERGWDALSYLSESDRRQVLRDLFDPYDGCRFTLCRMPVGANDYSFDYYSLAEIPEDYDMQHFSMEREHRYLIPYIKAAMEFQPDLKLFASPWSPPQWMKINRFYACQGEQETSRLRWEPQVLRAYALYFSKFIQAYRSEGINLVQLHVQNEVDACQIFPSCLWSGEELTEFYRDYLIPRLDADGIDIELWLGTINHGDIRKYADVMFADPVCRARVTGVSYQWDGKHAVADTRRKYPEKKLMQSENECGDGSNDVKAGLYTFSLMKKYFEGGVNSYIYWNMVLDESGMSTWGWKQNSMITVDRYRRQARYNFEFYVMKHFSRFIDPGAVRVKAIGYADDALAFRNPDGSIVVVMMNDSFNVKRVTVRLGKKMAQADLPSGSVSTLVFREK; this comes from the coding sequence ATGAAAGTCATCGTACTGCTGACCTGTTTAGGGTTGACGACTCTGCAGGCGCAGGTCGCCCGCTGGATCTTTTCTACCGGTTCGGCGTCATGGGTCGAATCGCCGGTCAAACTGCAGACCTTTGACGGCACCGATTACCGACTTTTGGTCATTGATCCCGATATCGCCTTTCAAACCATAGACGGTTTCGGCGGCTGCTTCAACGAGCGCGGCTGGGATGCGCTGTCCTATTTATCCGAGTCGGACCGCCGTCAAGTGTTGCGCGACCTTTTCGATCCGTACGACGGTTGCCGCTTTACCCTATGCCGCATGCCGGTCGGCGCCAACGACTATTCGTTCGATTATTACTCGCTTGCCGAAATACCGGAAGATTATGATATGCAGCACTTTTCCATGGAACGCGAGCATCGCTATCTCATCCCGTACATCAAAGCCGCGATGGAGTTCCAGCCCGACCTCAAGCTCTTTGCTTCGCCCTGGTCGCCGCCGCAGTGGATGAAAATCAATCGCTTCTACGCCTGTCAAGGAGAACAGGAGACCTCCCGCCTGCGTTGGGAACCTCAGGTGCTGCGGGCTTATGCGCTCTATTTTTCCAAATTCATCCAGGCTTACCGCAGCGAAGGCATCAACCTTGTCCAACTGCACGTGCAGAATGAAGTCGATGCCTGCCAAATCTTTCCCTCGTGCCTGTGGAGCGGTGAGGAACTGACCGAGTTTTACCGCGATTACCTTATTCCGCGTCTGGATGCCGATGGTATCGACATCGAGCTGTGGCTGGGAACGATCAATCACGGCGACATCCGCAAGTACGCCGACGTAATGTTCGCCGATCCGGTTTGTCGAGCGCGGGTCACCGGCGTCAGCTACCAATGGGACGGCAAACACGCCGTGGCCGATACCCGGCGCAAATACCCCGAGAAAAAGCTTATGCAGAGCGAGAACGAGTGCGGCGACGGCTCGAACGACGTCAAGGCGGGATTGTACACCTTTAGTTTGATGAAAAAGTACTTTGAAGGCGGCGTCAACTCGTACATTTACTGGAACATGGTGCTCGACGAGTCCGGCATGAGCACGTGGGGATGGAAACAGAACTCGATGATCACCGTGGATCGCTACCGTCGCCAAGCGCGGTACAATTTCGAATTCTATGTCATGAAGCATTTCAGCCGCTTCATCGATCCGGGAGCTGTTCGCGTCAAGGCGATCGGCTATGCGGACGACGCCCTTGCTTTTCGCAATCCCGACGGCTCGATCGTCGTGGTCATGATGAACGACAGCTTTAATGTCAAGAGGGTGACGGTGCGGTTGGGGAAGAAAATGGCGCAGGCGGATCTGCCGAGCGGCTCGGTGAGCACTCTGGTGTTTCGCGAAAAATAG